The Osmia lignaria lignaria isolate PbOS001 chromosome 14, iyOsmLign1, whole genome shotgun sequence genome has a window encoding:
- the LOC117605673 gene encoding beta-galactosidase produces MWFLLLVLAATGVMGQAVNVHVENDTQLKFGFEVDYVNDQFLLDGKPFRYVSGSFHYFRTPRQYWRDRLRKIRAAGLNAVSTYVEWSLHQPTEDKWEWTGDADLLKFLDIAQEEDLLVLLRPGPYICAERDFGGLPYWLIPRVSSGKLRVNDPQYMHYAEIYLNEVLERVKPYLRGNGGPIIMVQVENEYGSFACDTQYMSRLRDIMKEKIETKALLYTTNGANDVMLSCGSVPNVYTTIDFGTSTNVKKTFETLRVYQSQGPLVNSEFYPGWLTHWEEPFQRVKSGAVKKTLNEMLSMGASVNIYMFYGGTNFGYTAGANGGPDAYSPQLTSYDYDAPLTEAGDPTPKYFEIRNVVSQYLPLPNTSVPTVSPKGDYGPIFLTPVLKLLEPIGRQLLGTVPVESLVPLTFETLGLSHWLVLYETDLVTNPSDPAVLHAMVRDRALVYVDDHLVGTLSRTNKVYDIVSLEEPYGQKLKLLVENQGRLNYGSGLYDYKGISNVTLNGVPLGPWRMTGYPLDDISPLNDLKEITIKSGTLLNGPVILRGNFSVSGQPMDTFLNTVGWGKGVAFVNGHNLGRYWPLPGPQITLYVPAPFLKTGENELIVVELEYVPSNRKMKLQIQPILHNKF; encoded by the exons ATGTGGTTCTTATTGTTAGTCCTGGCAGCGACCGGTGTTATGGGGCAAGCTGTAAATGTTCATGTGGAGAAT GACACACAACTGAAATTTGGTTTTGAAGTTGATTACGTGAACGATCAATTTTTGCTCGATGGAAAACCGTTTCGATACGTTTCCGGCAGTTTTCATTATTTCCGAACGCCGAGACAATATTGGAGAGATCgtttaagaaaaataagagCAGCTGGATTAAACGCTGTCTCTAC TTACGTAGAATGGAGTCTTCATCAACCGACCGAGGATAAATGGGAATGGACAGGTGATGCAGATCTGCTGAAATTTTTGGATATTGCTCAGGAAGAAGATTTATTGGTCCTTTTAAGACCGGGTCCATACATCTGTGCAGAAAGAGACTTT GGCGGCCTTCCTTACTGGTTAATACCACGTGTATCATCCGGAAAATTACGCGTAAATGATCCAC AATACATGCATTATGCGGAAATATACTTAAATGAAGTGTTGGAACGTGTTAAGCCCTATCTCAGAGGAAACGGAGGTCCCATAATAATGGTTCAG GTGGAAAACGAGTATGGAAGCTTTGCTTGCGACACACAATACATGAGTCGTCTACGGGAtataatgaaagagaaaattgagACAAAGGCTTTATTGTACACAACCAATGGTGCGAATGATGTTATGCTTAGTTGTGGATCTGTGCCAAACGTTTATACCACCATTGACTTTGGAACTTCTACAAATGTGAAAAAAACTTTCGAAACCTTGCGCGTCTATCAATCTCAG GGTCCATTGGTAAATTCTGAATTTTACCCAGGGTGGTTGACGCACTGGGAAGAACCATTTCAAAGGGTAAAGTCCGGGGCTGTTAAAAAGACTTTGAATGAAATGCTCTCTATGGGTGCATCAGTTAATATATACATGTTTTACGGTGGTACAAATTTCGGTTACACCGCTG GTGCTAATGGTGGTCCAGACGCGTACAGTCCACAATTAACTTCCTACGATTACGATGCTCCATTGACAGAAGCAGGTGACCCAACgccaaaatattttgaaattagaaatgTCGTCTCTcag TATTTACCTCTACCAAACACGTCCGTCCCAACAGTATCTCCAAAGGGAGATTACGGTCCAATTTTCCTTACGCCTGTCTTGAAACTATTGGAACCTATCGGTCGCCAATTACTTGGAACTGTTCCTGTTGAAAGCTTAGTACCGTTGACGTTTGAAACACTTGGACTGTCTCATTGGCTAGTACTCTACGAAACCGATTTAGTGACTAATCCTTCGGATCCAGCGGTTCTACATGCCATGGTCCGCGACAGAGCACTAGTCTACGTGGATGATCATCTAGTCGGAACCTTAAGTCGTACCAATAAAGTGTACGACATCGTAAGTTTAGAAGAGCCTTATGGACAGAAGTTGAAGCTATTAGTTGAAAATCAAGGACGATTAAACTATGGCAGTGGACTTTATGATTACAAG GGAATTTCGAACGTAACTCTTAACGGTGTTCCCCTCGGACCATGGAGAATGACTGGATATCCATTAGACGACATTAGTCCACTTAATGACCTCAAAGAAATCACAATCAAAAGTGGAACTCTTCTAAATGGTCCAGTGATACTTCGAGGAAACTTCTCTGTTTCTGGTCAACCGATGGACACATTTTTGAACACCGTCGGTTGGGGCAAAGGGGTAGCTTTCGTAAATGGACACAACTTAGGCCGATACTGGCCACTGCCCGGACCCCAAATAACTTTGTACGTTCCTGCACCTTTCTTAAAAACAGGTGAAAATGAATTGATAGTAGTAGAGCTTGAATACGTACCCTCCaacagaaaaatgaaattacaaattcAACCGATTCTtcataacaaattttaa